In Blastopirellula sp. J2-11, a single genomic region encodes these proteins:
- a CDS encoding efflux RND transporter periplasmic adaptor subunit, with product MPKAEPPPVTVAESIQRKVIDFEEYTGSVEAEQTVDVYAKISGYMQSVKFNDGAMVKAGELLFLIDTSTYKAQYDQAVANTNLYKAKYELAKTTLARNDKLVGSGAISQELYDESVAAVNESDAAVKAAEAQAVARKVDLDYCTITAAIDGRIDRTYVTKGNLVQGGAGLPTLLTTIVSVDPTYIYFDVDELALLRFTEERVADQDMRHIPLRDRKIPIQITLADGTIYPELGVVDFGSNQLDAGTGTISIRAVISNKDEALAPGMFVRVKVASGRPYDAVLVPDSSIGADQSDRYVYIVDDKGNAQRRQVTLGTKQGKDRVITSGLKAGEKVIINGLLLVRPGKPVVAQEGKMDEPPAIDPRMLQPLQEPPANAAEPKAEETKQENVEPAKS from the coding sequence ATGCCGAAGGCCGAGCCTCCGCCAGTGACGGTGGCCGAGTCGATCCAACGCAAAGTCATCGATTTCGAAGAGTACACCGGTAGTGTCGAAGCCGAGCAAACGGTCGATGTCTACGCGAAGATCTCCGGCTATATGCAATCCGTCAAATTCAACGACGGCGCCATGGTCAAAGCGGGCGAACTGCTGTTTCTGATCGATACCAGCACTTACAAAGCGCAGTACGATCAGGCGGTGGCGAACACCAATCTGTACAAAGCGAAATATGAATTAGCGAAAACGACGCTTGCCCGTAACGACAAATTGGTCGGCAGCGGAGCTATCAGCCAAGAGCTGTATGACGAGAGCGTCGCTGCGGTGAACGAATCTGACGCCGCCGTCAAAGCGGCCGAAGCCCAAGCCGTGGCGCGGAAAGTCGATCTCGACTACTGTACGATCACGGCCGCTATCGACGGGCGCATCGACCGTACTTACGTCACGAAAGGGAATCTGGTGCAAGGAGGCGCAGGCTTGCCGACCTTGCTGACGACGATCGTTTCGGTCGATCCTACATACATCTATTTTGATGTCGATGAACTCGCGTTGTTACGGTTTACGGAAGAGCGGGTCGCCGACCAGGACATGCGCCATATCCCGTTGCGTGATCGAAAAATCCCGATCCAGATCACGTTGGCTGATGGAACGATTTATCCCGAACTGGGAGTCGTCGACTTCGGCTCCAATCAATTGGATGCTGGCACCGGCACGATCAGCATTCGAGCGGTAATCAGCAACAAAGACGAAGCGTTGGCCCCGGGGATGTTTGTTCGCGTGAAAGTCGCTTCGGGGCGCCCGTATGATGCGGTTCTCGTTCCCGATTCGTCGATCGGCGCCGATCAAAGCGATCGCTACGTCTACATCGTCGACGACAAGGGAAACGCCCAGCGACGTCAGGTCACGCTTGGCACGAAACAGGGAAAAGATCGCGTCATCACCAGCGGTCTGAAAGCAGGCGAAAAAGTGATTATCAATGGTCTGCTGCTGGTTCGCCCAGGCAAACCGGTCGTTGCGCAAGAAGGCAAGATGGACGAACCGCCGGCGATTGACCCGCGAATGTTGCAGCCGCTACAGGAACCGCCGGCCAACGCCGCCGAGCCGAAAGCGGAAGAAACGAAACAAGAGAACGTGGAGCCGGCGAAGTCGTAG
- a CDS encoding efflux RND transporter permease subunit — translation MLARFFIDRPIFAWVISIVIILVGTICVWILPIAQYPEIAPPTVQVTCSYPGASAQVVADTVAAPIEQQVVGVEDAIYMSSQSASDGSYTLTVTFALGADLDMAQVLVQNRVSQAVALLPDVVKATGVTTKKKSPNILMAVTLVAEDNPESGKADYDQLFISNYATIQVRDQLAGLDGVGDVAILGQQDYSMRIWLNPDALATRSMTAGDVINAVKEQNVQVAAGQIGQPPVPKGQELQLTMTTLGRLQDPEQFADIVVKTGSDGQITRVRDVARVELGAKNLNTQSRLDGRASVSLGVFQLPGSNALDVGELVKSRMKDLKADFPPGLTYEIAYDTTPFIEESVEEVFKTLRDAIILVAIVVLLFLQDWKAVMLPMIDVAVSLVGTFAIMAMMGFTLNNLTLFGLVLAIGIVVDDAIVVLENIERWIAKGYKVRDATIHAMEEITGPIIAITLVLSSVFFPSAFLGGITGQFFRQFALTIAAAMLISALNAMTMTPARATSIFHDPKPGEEHIDHREALPWWGIVILGGLLTIWIGSFFLGGKPEGPTGEIEPMPYWLMAALFVPGAIIGYFATPIVNSTLKAIFGVFNQGFDWATVVYGKGIASLLRISVVALVVYVGLITLTGYGFTKIPGGFIPTQDKGYLLFDVQLPDAASLERTNAVIQEVEKIVLETEGVGHILAVSGQSFIQNAISSNFAGGFVVLKPFDERGTEATGAMHVAAELRKKFSQIQEARVSVFNAPAVDGLGNAGGFKLMVEDRGDNGLGVLQAQADHLASTALDTPGIVMAFNSFRANTPQLYIDIDRVKCKTMGVELEQVFSALQGYMGGVYVNDFNRFGRTWQVNVQAESSFRVNAESVRQLKVRGRNDQMVPIGTIATIEDSTGPVLINRYNGFPAAVINGVNIPIISTGQVLSTMNGLAEQELPTTMKAEWTEISFLQEQASQFNSFKDVLQNPISALLGAVVLVYLILAAQYESWELPFTIILVVPMCVLAALAGLVVSTMSGTPMDLNIFVQIGFVVLVGLACKNAILVVEFAKDRMERDGLPLMEATVEACTTRLRPIVMTSFAFVLGVAPLLFGHGAGAEMRYALGVAVFSGMLGVTFFGLVFTPVFYYVVMWLVGKESQLAEKQEAKKVEEK, via the coding sequence GTGCTGGCTCGCTTCTTTATTGATCGACCGATTTTCGCTTGGGTGATCTCGATCGTCATCATCTTGGTGGGGACTATCTGCGTCTGGATTTTGCCGATTGCGCAATATCCAGAAATCGCCCCGCCCACGGTGCAAGTCACTTGTTCGTATCCCGGCGCCAGCGCTCAAGTGGTGGCCGACACGGTCGCCGCGCCGATTGAACAGCAAGTGGTCGGCGTCGAAGACGCAATCTACATGTCTTCGCAATCGGCCAGTGACGGCAGCTACACGCTGACGGTCACTTTTGCGCTCGGCGCCGATCTCGATATGGCCCAAGTGCTCGTGCAAAACCGCGTTTCCCAAGCGGTTGCGCTGTTGCCGGACGTGGTCAAAGCGACCGGCGTGACGACCAAAAAGAAATCCCCCAATATCTTGATGGCGGTCACATTGGTCGCCGAGGACAACCCGGAATCGGGGAAAGCCGACTACGATCAGCTCTTCATCAGCAACTATGCGACGATTCAAGTGCGAGATCAGTTGGCCGGACTCGACGGTGTCGGCGACGTCGCGATTTTGGGTCAGCAAGATTACAGCATGCGAATCTGGCTGAACCCCGATGCGCTGGCGACCCGCAGCATGACGGCCGGCGATGTCATCAACGCGGTGAAAGAACAAAACGTCCAGGTCGCCGCGGGTCAGATTGGCCAACCGCCGGTTCCCAAGGGACAAGAGCTCCAGCTGACAATGACGACGCTGGGACGTTTGCAAGATCCAGAGCAGTTCGCCGACATCGTGGTGAAGACCGGTTCCGATGGCCAGATCACTCGCGTTCGCGACGTGGCCAGAGTAGAACTGGGCGCCAAGAATCTAAACACGCAAAGCCGACTCGATGGCCGCGCCTCGGTGAGTTTGGGCGTGTTCCAATTGCCGGGCTCCAACGCGCTGGATGTGGGAGAACTGGTCAAATCACGCATGAAAGATCTGAAAGCCGACTTTCCGCCCGGGCTGACGTACGAAATCGCGTACGATACGACGCCGTTTATTGAAGAGTCGGTTGAGGAAGTTTTCAAAACGCTTCGCGATGCGATTATCTTGGTCGCGATCGTCGTGCTGCTGTTCCTGCAAGACTGGAAAGCGGTCATGCTGCCGATGATCGATGTCGCCGTGTCGCTGGTCGGCACGTTCGCGATCATGGCGATGATGGGCTTTACGCTGAACAACCTTACTTTGTTTGGCCTGGTGTTAGCGATCGGAATTGTCGTGGATGATGCGATTGTGGTGCTCGAAAATATCGAGCGCTGGATCGCCAAGGGGTACAAGGTGCGCGATGCGACCATCCATGCGATGGAAGAAATTACTGGTCCGATCATCGCGATCACGCTGGTGCTCAGCAGCGTATTTTTCCCCAGTGCGTTTCTCGGCGGCATTACCGGTCAATTCTTTCGTCAGTTTGCGCTGACGATCGCGGCGGCGATGTTGATCTCGGCGTTGAACGCAATGACGATGACGCCGGCGCGAGCCACATCGATTTTCCATGATCCCAAACCGGGCGAAGAACATATTGATCATCGTGAAGCGCTTCCCTGGTGGGGAATCGTCATCTTGGGCGGCTTGCTCACCATCTGGATCGGCAGCTTCTTCTTGGGCGGAAAACCAGAGGGGCCAACCGGAGAAATTGAGCCCATGCCGTATTGGTTGATGGCGGCGCTGTTTGTGCCGGGTGCGATCATCGGCTATTTTGCGACCCCAATCGTTAACTCAACCTTGAAGGCGATCTTTGGCGTCTTCAACCAAGGTTTTGATTGGGCGACCGTCGTCTACGGCAAAGGGATTGCGTCCTTGCTGCGAATCAGCGTTGTCGCGCTGGTCGTCTACGTTGGTTTGATCACGTTGACCGGCTACGGCTTTACGAAGATCCCCGGCGGTTTTATCCCGACGCAAGACAAAGGCTATTTGCTGTTTGACGTGCAATTGCCGGACGCCGCTTCGCTGGAACGTACGAACGCGGTCATCCAAGAAGTGGAAAAAATTGTCCTAGAGACCGAAGGGGTCGGACATATCCTGGCCGTTTCGGGTCAGTCCTTCATTCAAAACGCGATCAGCTCTAATTTTGCCGGCGGCTTCGTCGTGCTCAAACCGTTTGATGAACGTGGGACGGAAGCGACCGGTGCGATGCATGTCGCCGCCGAGTTGCGCAAGAAATTCAGTCAGATTCAAGAGGCCCGCGTCTCGGTCTTCAATGCTCCGGCGGTCGACGGCTTGGGGAACGCAGGCGGTTTCAAATTGATGGTCGAAGATCGCGGCGACAACGGCTTGGGGGTCCTGCAAGCTCAGGCCGATCATCTGGCCAGCACGGCTCTCGATACGCCGGGCATCGTCATGGCGTTCAATAGTTTCCGTGCAAATACTCCGCAGCTTTACATTGACATCGATCGTGTGAAGTGCAAAACGATGGGCGTGGAACTCGAGCAGGTCTTCAGCGCTCTGCAAGGCTACATGGGGGGCGTCTATGTGAACGACTTCAATCGTTTCGGACGCACCTGGCAGGTTAACGTCCAGGCCGAGTCCAGCTTTCGCGTCAACGCCGAATCGGTTCGCCAGTTGAAGGTCCGTGGTCGAAATGACCAAATGGTTCCCATCGGCACGATTGCGACCATTGAAGACAGCACCGGACCGGTGTTGATCAACCGCTATAACGGCTTCCCCGCGGCGGTGATCAACGGCGTTAATATTCCGATCATCAGTACCGGACAAGTTCTCAGCACGATGAACGGTCTGGCCGAACAAGAGCTGCCGACTACGATGAAAGCGGAGTGGACCGAAATCTCGTTCCTGCAAGAACAAGCGAGCCAGTTCAATTCGTTCAAAGACGTGCTGCAAAACCCAATCTCGGCTCTGCTGGGCGCCGTCGTGTTGGTCTATTTGATTTTGGCGGCCCAGTACGAAAGCTGGGAACTGCCGTTTACGATCATCTTGGTGGTGCCGATGTGCGTGTTGGCCGCGCTAGCCGGCTTGGTCGTCTCTACCATGAGCGGCACTCCGATGGACCTGAACATCTTTGTGCAAATCGGGTTTGTGGTGTTGGTGGGGCTCGCGTGTAAGAACGCGATTCTCGTGGTCGAATTCGCCAAAGATCGTATGGAACGCGATGGTTTGCCGCTGATGGAAGCGACGGTCGAGGCCTGTACGACCCGTTTGCGCCCGATCGTGATGACCAGCTTTGCGTTCGTCTTGGGGGTCGCGCCGCTGTTGTTTGGACATGGGGCCGGCGCCGAAATGCGTTACGCGCTCGGCGTCGCGGTCTTCAGCGGCATGCTCGGCGTCACCTTCTTCGGCTTGGTCTTCACGCCGGTCTTTTACTACGTGGTGATGTGGCTGGTCGGCAAAGAAAGCCAGCTGGCCGAAAAACAGGAAGCGAAGAAAGTGGAAGAGAAGTAG
- a CDS encoding DUF1501 domain-containing protein gives MLVIPGRKAKDVCDRHLGPTRRDLLRVGGSAFLGMTLGQALQMQQASAASESAGSGWGRAKSVIMVYLQGGPSHIDLWDPKENVPDKVKSAFGTIHSKVPGIDLTENLPKLAQVTDKLSLIRSMSYSPNGLFNHTAAIYQMHTGYTADKVSPSGQLEPPSPKDYPNFGSNIIKLLPPDVPMLPFVMMPRPLQESNVVNKSGTAGFLGRAYDPYYLFPPGDDMDMNKMERINITDLKLRPEISTNRLGRRARLRDLINAGMPALDQAVDKYDMDKYYETAMNLIASGRARDAFDLSKESDKTREMYGRNTFGQSLLLARRLIDAGTRVVEVIWPKVANSDNHSWDHHVGLTERMKNQSAPMLDSGLSSLIADMDDRGMLEDTLVVAVGEFGRSPQRGVSTSGNGNSADGRDHWPYCYTACLAGAGIKRGSVYGESDQTASSPLSDPVHPTELLATIYHAMGIDPATIVYNHLNQPRELVKAEAVTGLFG, from the coding sequence ATGCTAGTTATCCCTGGGCGTAAAGCCAAGGACGTTTGCGATCGTCATTTGGGTCCGACGCGGCGCGATTTGTTGCGTGTCGGCGGTTCCGCATTTCTCGGCATGACCCTCGGGCAAGCTCTGCAAATGCAACAAGCGTCGGCTGCGAGCGAGTCAGCCGGTTCAGGCTGGGGCCGCGCCAAGTCGGTCATTATGGTCTACCTGCAAGGGGGACCCAGCCATATCGATCTATGGGATCCGAAAGAGAATGTGCCGGACAAGGTGAAAAGCGCCTTCGGCACGATCCATAGTAAAGTGCCCGGCATCGACCTGACCGAGAACTTGCCGAAGCTGGCCCAGGTGACCGACAAGCTGTCGCTGATCCGCTCGATGAGCTATTCGCCCAATGGTTTGTTCAACCATACCGCGGCGATCTATCAAATGCACACCGGCTATACGGCCGACAAAGTAAGTCCCAGCGGTCAGTTAGAGCCGCCGTCTCCCAAAGACTATCCCAACTTTGGCAGCAACATTATCAAGCTGTTGCCGCCCGACGTGCCGATGTTGCCGTTTGTGATGATGCCGCGTCCGCTGCAAGAGAGCAACGTCGTCAACAAGTCGGGAACCGCCGGCTTTTTGGGCCGCGCCTACGATCCATATTATCTCTTCCCGCCGGGAGACGATATGGACATGAACAAGATGGAGCGGATCAACATTACCGACTTGAAGCTGCGTCCAGAGATCTCGACCAATCGGCTGGGACGGCGCGCTCGGTTGCGTGATCTGATTAACGCTGGAATGCCGGCGCTCGATCAAGCAGTCGACAAGTACGACATGGACAAGTACTACGAAACGGCGATGAACCTGATCGCTTCGGGCCGAGCGCGCGACGCGTTCGATCTGAGCAAAGAGTCAGACAAGACGCGGGAGATGTACGGCCGTAATACGTTTGGACAAAGCCTGTTGTTGGCCCGACGTTTAATTGACGCCGGCACGCGCGTGGTCGAAGTGATCTGGCCGAAGGTCGCCAACTCGGATAATCACAGTTGGGATCATCATGTCGGCCTGACCGAACGAATGAAGAACCAGTCGGCGCCGATGCTCGACAGCGGGCTGTCTTCGCTAATCGCCGACATGGATGATCGCGGCATGCTGGAAGATACGCTGGTTGTTGCGGTGGGCGAATTCGGTCGCAGTCCGCAGCGTGGAGTCAGCACTTCGGGCAACGGCAACAGCGCCGATGGCCGCGATCATTGGCCTTACTGCTATACGGCTTGTCTGGCTGGCGCCGGAATCAAACGTGGTTCGGTCTACGGCGAATCGGATCAAACCGCTTCGTCGCCGCTGAGTGATCCGGTCCATCCGACTGAACTGTTAGCGACGATCTACCACGCAATGGGAATCGATCCCGCGACGATCGTCTACAACCACTTGAATCAACCGCGCGAACTCGTGAAAGCGGAAGCGGTTACGGGGTTGTTTGGCTAA
- the rlmN gene encoding 23S rRNA (adenine(2503)-C(2))-methyltransferase RlmN, producing MTPHLLQTLDLSSLQTLVIEWGLPKFRAQQIRSWIVENRAQSFDDMANLPKPLRSQLAEKARLWSTEIARHTTAADGTEKLLLQLHDGGRIECVLLRDGDRRTICISTQVGCAMGCVFCASGLDGVERNLTVGEIIEQMLRLQRLLPVGERLSHIVVMGMGEPLANIDRLLPALDFASSEDGLGISHRRITISTVGLPPAIRKLADRDSRYHLAVSLHAPDDQLRNQIVPTNKNIGVQAILEAADHYFEISGRRLTFEYVLLAELNDQPQHAHRLAKLLRGRPALLNIIPYNPVAGLPYRTPSKEVQHAFRAILEGAGLTVKFRQKKGDKINAACGQLRRNTPENLVQISS from the coding sequence ATGACGCCCCATTTGCTTCAAACGCTTGATTTATCCTCGCTCCAGACGCTCGTCATCGAGTGGGGCCTCCCGAAGTTTCGAGCGCAACAAATCCGTAGCTGGATTGTCGAGAATCGCGCCCAGTCGTTTGACGACATGGCGAATCTTCCGAAACCGCTCCGGAGCCAACTAGCCGAGAAGGCCCGGCTCTGGTCGACCGAGATCGCCCGGCATACGACGGCGGCTGACGGCACCGAGAAGCTGCTGTTGCAGTTGCACGATGGCGGACGGATTGAATGCGTGTTGCTACGTGACGGCGACCGCCGCACGATCTGCATCAGCACGCAGGTTGGCTGTGCGATGGGATGCGTCTTCTGTGCAAGCGGATTGGATGGGGTCGAACGCAACTTGACTGTCGGTGAAATCATCGAGCAGATGTTGCGTCTGCAACGACTGCTGCCGGTCGGCGAACGACTGAGCCATATCGTGGTGATGGGGATGGGAGAACCGCTAGCGAATATCGACCGGTTGTTGCCGGCGCTCGATTTCGCGTCGTCCGAAGATGGGCTCGGGATCAGTCATCGCCGGATTACGATCTCGACGGTCGGTTTGCCGCCGGCGATTCGCAAACTGGCCGATCGCGATAGTCGCTATCACTTGGCTGTGTCGTTGCACGCTCCGGACGATCAACTGCGCAACCAGATTGTGCCGACCAACAAGAACATCGGCGTCCAGGCGATCTTGGAAGCGGCCGATCACTATTTTGAGATCTCAGGGCGCCGTCTAACGTTTGAGTATGTGCTGTTGGCCGAGCTGAATGATCAGCCGCAGCACGCGCATCGCTTGGCCAAATTGCTCCGGGGTCGCCCAGCTTTGCTGAACATCATTCCGTACAATCCGGTGGCGGGCCTGCCGTATCGCACTCCCAGCAAAGAAGTGCAACACGCGTTCCGCGCTATTTTGGAAGGCGCTGGTTTGACGGTCAAATTTCGTCAGAAAAAAGGGGACAAGATCAACGCGGCGTGCGGTCAATTACGCCGAAATACCCCGGAAAATCTGGTGCAAATCAGCAGTTAA
- a CDS encoding alpha/beta hydrolase yields the protein MKRLAPFALILVGLASLALAADSDYQLGPDSTRKAEVPQGIVTKHLFASSKVFPETSREYYLYVPAQYDGQTPAAVMVFQDGHTYVSETGQFRAPAVMDNLIAAGEMPVTIGIFLNPGHKGESKIDSPWRSNNRSFEYDTLSADYATFIIDEILPEVAKQYKLTDDPNLRAIGGISSGGICAFTVAWERPNQFRKVLSHVGSFTNIRGGNVYPALIRKTDPKPIRIFLQDGENDLDNAHGNWWLSNLQMEKALAFRKYDYQFVGGTGGHSGVHGGAILPESLRWLWRGWDQEKD from the coding sequence ATGAAACGACTTGCTCCGTTCGCATTGATTTTGGTCGGTCTGGCGTCGCTCGCGCTCGCCGCAGATTCTGACTACCAGCTCGGTCCCGATTCGACGCGCAAAGCGGAGGTCCCCCAGGGAATCGTGACCAAGCATCTCTTCGCCAGCAGTAAAGTCTTTCCCGAGACCTCGCGCGAGTACTACCTTTATGTTCCGGCCCAATACGACGGCCAGACGCCTGCCGCGGTGATGGTCTTTCAAGATGGCCATACTTACGTCAGCGAAACGGGTCAGTTTCGAGCGCCAGCGGTGATGGACAATCTGATCGCGGCCGGAGAAATGCCGGTCACCATCGGCATCTTCCTCAACCCGGGTCACAAGGGAGAGAGCAAGATCGACTCGCCGTGGCGCTCCAACAATCGCAGCTTTGAGTACGACACGCTTAGCGCCGACTACGCAACGTTTATCATTGACGAGATCCTGCCGGAGGTCGCCAAACAGTACAAGCTGACCGACGATCCCAACCTGCGGGCCATCGGCGGCATCTCGTCGGGCGGCATCTGCGCGTTCACCGTCGCATGGGAGCGCCCCAATCAGTTTCGCAAAGTGCTGAGCCATGTCGGCAGCTTCACCAACATCCGCGGCGGCAACGTCTATCCCGCTTTGATTCGCAAAACCGACCCCAAACCGATCCGCATCTTTCTGCAAGATGGCGAGAACGACCTCGACAACGCCCACGGCAACTGGTGGCTCTCCAATTTGCAGATGGAAAAGGCGCTCGCGTTCCGCAAGTATGACTACCAGTTTGTCGGCGGAACCGGTGGTCATAGCGGAGTCCATGGCGGCGCGATCTTGCCGGAATCGCTGCGCTGGTTGTGGCGCGGTTGGGATCAAGAGAAGGATTAG